From Streptomyces sp. NBC_00690, a single genomic window includes:
- a CDS encoding phosphotransferase, with translation MSPAPFTKHYAEPERAAGAVRHYRWLTAHARPLRQPALHTSGPQSLTFERIEGRPVRPEDLPRVAELLGHAHGAAWASDLHSASLDTPHHFEDGTQFDDYLGPRTVSLRRRHEQGYLPNKTALDAMLGLLQATAEGPCAFYKDSNPRNFIITSTQDIVAVDTDDLSLAPMGYDLAKLIATLHLTYGPLTDRAVTNALLAYNAAALRHDARLGTTDRNQLDNSLALHAVLTAPYVGRNGYHYSLPLRFTHRGAS, from the coding sequence ATGAGCCCCGCCCCGTTCACCAAGCACTACGCGGAACCGGAGCGCGCGGCGGGGGCAGTGCGCCACTACCGGTGGCTCACCGCGCACGCCAGGCCGCTGCGGCAGCCGGCCCTCCACACCTCCGGACCGCAGTCCCTGACGTTCGAACGGATCGAGGGCCGCCCCGTACGTCCCGAGGACCTCCCGCGCGTGGCGGAACTGCTCGGCCACGCCCACGGTGCCGCCTGGGCCAGCGACCTGCACTCCGCGTCGCTGGACACCCCGCACCACTTCGAGGACGGCACGCAGTTCGACGACTACCTCGGTCCCCGGACGGTCTCTCTACGGCGACGCCACGAGCAGGGCTACCTGCCGAACAAGACGGCCCTGGACGCGATGCTCGGCCTGTTGCAGGCGACCGCCGAGGGCCCGTGCGCCTTCTACAAGGACAGCAATCCGCGGAACTTCATCATCACCAGCACGCAGGACATCGTCGCCGTCGACACCGACGACCTGTCCCTCGCCCCGATGGGCTACGACCTCGCCAAGCTCATCGCGACGCTTCACCTGACCTACGGACCGCTCACCGACCGAGCCGTCACCAATGCCCTGCTCGCGTACAACGCGGCAGCCCTCCGACACGACGCCCGGCTGGGCACGACGGATCGAAACCAGCTCGACAACTCCCTGGCCCTGCACGCCGTGCTCACCGCCCCGTACGTCGGCCGCAACGGCTACCACTACAGCCTGCCCCTCCGTTTCACCCACCGAGGAGCCTCATGA
- a CDS encoding class I SAM-dependent methyltransferase, producing MNEPNPFLDPARQSELYGHASRLAGRTSALMRAKTAGHPVPETIVSLVQTHHARPDRLGVVLDIGCGRGTSSLVIAEQLRPKRVVGLDAAPSLLAQARERAKNLPDSTVEFVEGDFHDLPLPDGSSDVVVAAFCLYHSLHPEDVVGQIARVLAPGGVAVLVTKGLDSYQEMDQLVASAGLDPRAAQHESLYTAAHSGNLADVAASSLDVIAVLDEEHVFTFDGHDHTAQYLATNPKYDLAPGLYGNPGALAATLHEFLPDQPLTTRSRITFVVAQPKEGGDPT from the coding sequence ATGAACGAGCCCAACCCGTTCCTGGACCCCGCCCGGCAGTCGGAGCTGTACGGACACGCCTCGCGGCTGGCCGGGCGGACCAGTGCCCTGATGCGCGCCAAGACCGCCGGACACCCGGTGCCCGAGACGATCGTCAGCCTGGTACAGACCCACCACGCCCGGCCGGACCGGCTCGGCGTGGTGCTCGACATCGGCTGCGGTCGCGGCACGAGCAGCCTCGTCATCGCCGAGCAGCTCCGGCCCAAGCGCGTCGTGGGCCTGGACGCCGCCCCCTCCCTACTCGCCCAGGCCCGCGAGCGCGCCAAGAACCTGCCCGACAGCACGGTGGAGTTCGTCGAAGGCGACTTCCACGACCTCCCTCTGCCCGACGGGTCGAGCGATGTCGTCGTCGCGGCGTTCTGCCTCTACCACTCGCTGCACCCCGAGGACGTCGTCGGGCAGATCGCCAGGGTCCTCGCCCCCGGTGGTGTGGCCGTGCTCGTCACCAAGGGCCTCGACAGCTACCAGGAGATGGACCAGTTGGTCGCCTCCGCTGGCCTCGATCCGCGGGCCGCCCAGCACGAAAGCCTCTACACCGCAGCCCACAGCGGCAACCTCGCCGACGTGGCCGCCTCCTCGCTCGACGTGATCGCCGTCCTGGACGAGGAACACGTCTTCACCTTCGACGGCCACGACCACACGGCGCAGTACCTGGCCACCAACCCCAAGTACGACCTGGCGCCCGGCCTGTACGGCAACCCCGGTGCCCTGGCGGCGACCCTGCACGAGTTCCTTCCCGACCAGCCGCTGACCACCCGGTCCCGGATCACCTTCGTCGTCGCCCAGCCGAAGGAAGGAGGAGATCCGACATGA
- a CDS encoding topology modulation protein, whose protein sequence is MKKAAIVGCGGSGKSHVARELGRILDAPVTHLDAAFYDDEWNALPMDKFTDVQRELVAQPRWVIDGNYNSTLQVRLEACDTVVLMDVSTVAALYGIFSRQIRHGAGHKGNGVHNRIHWGVIKYVATYRRKMRPRVMAKIEEFGSGADVVLLANRRQTRRWLRKVAAEQS, encoded by the coding sequence ATGAAGAAGGCCGCCATCGTCGGCTGCGGAGGCAGCGGCAAATCCCACGTGGCCCGCGAACTGGGCAGGATCCTCGACGCCCCGGTGACGCACCTGGACGCCGCGTTCTACGACGACGAGTGGAACGCGCTGCCCATGGACAAGTTCACCGACGTCCAGCGCGAGCTGGTCGCGCAGCCGCGGTGGGTGATCGACGGCAACTACAACTCGACGCTGCAGGTACGGCTCGAAGCCTGCGACACGGTGGTCCTGATGGACGTGTCGACCGTGGCGGCGCTGTACGGGATCTTCTCCCGGCAGATCCGGCACGGGGCCGGGCACAAGGGCAACGGGGTCCACAACCGCATCCACTGGGGCGTGATCAAGTACGTCGCCACGTACCGGCGCAAGATGCGACCCCGCGTGATGGCGAAGATCGAGGAGTTCGGCTCCGGCGCCGATGTGGTGCTGCTGGCCAACCGGCGCCAGACGCGCCGCTGGCTGCGGAAGGTGGCCGCCGAGCAGTCCTGA
- a CDS encoding glycosyltransferase family protein, whose translation MKIGYSFWGFLGNGVTDTPDGGRSHRRPVIDALLARGHEIVFLQSDRDRLEAGDDLGGAYTFDDGLPGIDALFLEWRWAIPGRNTTVCGSEGHTCDLHRQAQLINHYTARSQTPTVIWDKDRTLRAESVWRRTAHTRVCEAALAPTLGAHSLLFPVAEDLLAQADPLTLVARPRDLALGYVGNQYDRDEPFDRFFAPAAAHVEHLVAGKWTKTGRWPHVRFAGRIPFEAAAGVYGRSLATVLMLPERYAAVGQMTQRIFEAVLAGCLPLAPADIRFADRFVPKELVVRSGSDVLERLSYLREIAGTEQHATLIAACVDRLRLFGLCKQVNTLESVLHGLLQTTATERGAA comes from the coding sequence ATGAAGATCGGATACAGCTTCTGGGGCTTCCTCGGCAACGGCGTCACCGACACCCCCGACGGAGGCCGCAGCCACCGCCGCCCCGTCATCGACGCCCTCCTTGCCCGCGGTCACGAGATCGTCTTCCTCCAGTCCGACCGCGACCGCCTCGAAGCCGGTGACGACCTCGGCGGCGCGTACACCTTCGACGACGGCCTGCCCGGCATCGACGCCCTGTTCCTGGAGTGGCGCTGGGCCATCCCCGGCCGCAACACCACCGTGTGCGGCAGCGAGGGGCACACCTGCGACCTCCACCGGCAGGCCCAGCTCATCAACCACTACACGGCCCGGTCCCAGACGCCCACCGTCATCTGGGACAAGGACCGCACCCTGCGCGCCGAGAGCGTGTGGCGCCGCACGGCCCACACCCGCGTCTGCGAGGCCGCGCTCGCACCGACCCTCGGCGCACACTCGCTGCTCTTCCCCGTCGCCGAGGACCTCCTCGCCCAGGCCGATCCCCTCACCCTTGTGGCGCGGCCCCGGGATCTCGCGCTCGGCTACGTAGGCAACCAGTACGACCGCGACGAGCCCTTCGACCGCTTCTTCGCCCCGGCCGCCGCCCACGTCGAGCACCTGGTCGCCGGGAAGTGGACGAAGACCGGCCGCTGGCCGCACGTTCGCTTCGCGGGCCGGATCCCCTTCGAGGCCGCCGCCGGCGTCTACGGCCGGTCCCTGGCCACGGTGCTCATGCTCCCCGAGCGGTACGCCGCCGTCGGGCAGATGACCCAGCGCATCTTCGAGGCCGTGCTCGCCGGCTGCCTGCCGCTGGCCCCGGCGGACATCCGCTTCGCCGACCGGTTCGTCCCGAAGGAACTGGTCGTGCGCTCCGGCAGCGACGTGCTCGAACGCCTCTCCTACCTGCGGGAGATCGCCGGCACCGAGCAGCACGCCACCCTGATCGCCGCATGTGTGGACCGCCTGCGCCTGTTCGGCCTGTGCAAGCAGGTCAACACCCTGGAGTCCGTCCTGCACGGCCTCCTCCAGACCACCGCGACCGAGCGGGGAGCTGCCTGA
- a CDS encoding carbamoyltransferase family protein yields MKRTPSVILGLCSYTHDSSAALLVDGELVGFVEEERLSEQKHTKLYPARAVGWLLDQAKLNATDVDAVAYNFQPARYLAESPAALRMALSPTTRDRSLARAHGFAKVALRTRRRLRVLGSQFPSARVTPVLHHRAHQLTAYAASGWEEAAVLVVDSLGERQTTTIAHGHGVQRPRVQTLEAINDPASLGYVYGAVTEHLGWRRGDEEGTVMALAALGDPARFRHLFTTAVRTAATGFRIHPGYFPMRTLTSGYPRTSRRFVAETCPERHPNEPLTDVHRDLAAALQERTEQVMVHLARRARVLTGSRRLCVGGGVATNCVSIGKIIEAGIFDEVFVPPAPGDAGTAIGAALAVHVDTRTPRPVTGIARHCYLGPSYEDQPLDLTPWTGLHQETLGIETAEFLADQLAHGVIAGLFQGGVEAGPRALGNRSILASPLEPGVVERLNATVKFREPFRPFAPMVPAERAAEFFTLGQTAPYMSMASGVTDLTRERVPAIVHANGTARLQTVTRSQNPFMHAVLTAFGRRTGVPVLINTSLNVKGKPICGTPEMALDCLANSGLDALLLEGRWITK; encoded by the coding sequence ATGAAGCGCACCCCTTCCGTGATCCTCGGTCTGTGCTCGTACACCCACGACTCCTCGGCCGCCCTTCTCGTGGACGGCGAACTTGTCGGCTTCGTCGAGGAGGAACGCCTCTCCGAGCAGAAGCACACCAAGCTCTACCCGGCTCGCGCCGTGGGCTGGCTCCTCGACCAGGCCAAGCTGAACGCCACCGACGTGGACGCCGTCGCCTACAACTTCCAGCCCGCCCGCTACCTCGCCGAGTCGCCCGCCGCCCTGCGCATGGCGCTCTCGCCAACGACACGCGACCGGAGCCTGGCCCGCGCCCACGGGTTCGCCAAGGTCGCCCTGCGGACCCGGCGACGGCTGCGCGTCCTCGGCAGCCAGTTCCCCTCGGCCCGCGTCACACCGGTCCTGCACCACCGCGCCCACCAGCTCACGGCCTACGCCGCCTCCGGCTGGGAGGAAGCCGCCGTCCTCGTGGTCGACAGCCTCGGCGAGCGGCAGACCACCACCATCGCCCACGGTCACGGCGTTCAGCGCCCCCGCGTCCAGACCCTGGAAGCGATCAACGACCCGGCCTCCCTCGGCTACGTGTACGGCGCCGTCACCGAGCACCTGGGCTGGCGCCGGGGCGACGAGGAGGGCACCGTCATGGCGCTGGCCGCCCTCGGTGACCCCGCCCGGTTCCGCCACCTGTTCACCACGGCCGTCCGCACGGCGGCCACGGGCTTCCGCATCCACCCCGGCTACTTCCCGATGCGCACCCTCACCTCGGGATACCCGAGGACATCCAGGCGGTTCGTCGCCGAGACCTGCCCCGAGCGGCACCCGAACGAACCGCTCACCGATGTCCACCGAGACCTGGCGGCTGCCCTCCAGGAGCGGACCGAGCAGGTGATGGTCCACCTCGCCCGCCGCGCCCGTGTGCTCACCGGCTCCCGGCGCCTGTGCGTGGGTGGCGGCGTCGCCACGAACTGCGTGAGCATCGGGAAGATCATCGAGGCCGGAATCTTCGACGAGGTGTTCGTCCCGCCGGCACCGGGGGACGCCGGAACCGCGATCGGGGCCGCCCTCGCCGTGCACGTCGATACGCGTACGCCTCGCCCGGTCACGGGCATCGCTCGCCACTGTTACCTCGGCCCCTCCTACGAGGACCAGCCCCTTGACCTGACCCCCTGGACCGGCCTCCACCAGGAGACCCTCGGCATCGAGACCGCCGAGTTCCTCGCCGACCAACTCGCCCACGGCGTGATCGCTGGACTCTTCCAGGGAGGGGTCGAAGCCGGGCCGCGCGCCCTGGGTAACCGCTCGATCCTCGCCTCCCCGCTGGAGCCCGGCGTCGTCGAGCGGCTCAACGCCACCGTGAAGTTCCGCGAGCCGTTCCGGCCCTTCGCCCCCATGGTCCCGGCCGAGCGCGCCGCCGAGTTCTTCACCCTCGGCCAGACGGCGCCGTACATGTCCATGGCCTCCGGGGTGACAGACCTGACGCGCGAGCGGGTCCCGGCCATCGTGCACGCCAACGGCACCGCCCGCCTGCAGACCGTCACCCGGTCGCAGAACCCGTTCATGCACGCGGTGCTGACCGCCTTCGGCCGCCGGACCGGCGTACCCGTGCTGATCAACACCTCCCTCAACGTCAAGGGCAAGCCAATCTGCGGCACACCCGAGATGGCCCTGGACTGCCTGGCCAACTCCGGCCTCGACGCCCTGCTCCTCGAAGGGCGGTGGATCACCAAATGA
- a CDS encoding thymidylate synthase, producing the protein MTSLMADSIAELFSGAVTLAKTGEKISPRGMATHEVRDVHLLLTQPRARLLYAPPARIVNPAFAVAETVWHLSGSDAPWIFDYNNRLRQFADDGVLLGAYGPRMRNWAGKVDQLTRVVEILQADPDSRRALIQLYDPAQDAAGHRDVPCTLGFRFHLRAGRLHMATMMRGQDVWIGMPYDVFFYTVLHELVAGWLDVELGEFHLHIGSLHIYDEHIEQADALTSLSASEIMPDLRTSWTGFSGLLDQVEARDVTGHPGWDAMAETLRSYRLWKDGKREQAWRAADAIDGPLGQALTAWYGELERRSAKRAVTAGAR; encoded by the coding sequence ATGACATCCCTCATGGCCGACAGCATCGCCGAGTTGTTCTCCGGCGCCGTCACGCTGGCTAAAACCGGCGAGAAGATCAGCCCCCGGGGCATGGCCACCCACGAAGTCCGCGACGTGCACCTGCTGCTCACCCAGCCGCGCGCCCGCTTGCTCTACGCCCCGCCCGCCCGCATCGTGAATCCGGCCTTCGCCGTCGCCGAGACGGTCTGGCACCTGTCCGGATCCGACGCCCCGTGGATCTTCGACTACAACAACCGGCTGCGGCAGTTCGCCGACGACGGCGTCCTCCTGGGGGCGTACGGACCCAGGATGCGGAACTGGGCCGGCAAGGTCGACCAACTGACCCGCGTCGTCGAGATCCTCCAGGCCGACCCCGACTCCCGGCGAGCCCTGATCCAGCTCTACGACCCGGCCCAGGACGCCGCAGGGCACAGGGACGTGCCCTGCACCCTCGGGTTCCGGTTCCACCTACGCGCCGGCCGACTGCACATGGCGACCATGATGCGCGGCCAGGACGTGTGGATCGGCATGCCGTACGACGTGTTCTTCTACACCGTGCTGCACGAGCTGGTCGCCGGATGGCTCGACGTGGAACTCGGCGAGTTCCACCTGCACATCGGCTCGCTGCACATCTACGACGAGCACATCGAGCAGGCCGACGCGCTGACCTCGCTGTCGGCGAGCGAGATCATGCCCGACCTGCGAACGTCCTGGACGGGATTCTCCGGCCTGCTCGACCAGGTCGAGGCCCGCGACGTGACCGGCCATCCCGGCTGGGACGCGATGGCCGAGACGCTGCGCAGCTATCGGCTTTGGAAGGACGGCAAGCGCGAGCAGGCGTGGCGGGCGGCCGACGCGATCGACGGGCCCCTCGGCCAAGCCCTCACCGCCTGGTACGGAGAGCTGGAGCGTCGCTCGGCCAAGCGCGCCGTGACGGCCGGGGCAAGGTGA
- a CDS encoding HAD-IA family hydrolase: MWHRQLQQAAFPLGYDVLGLDFSSAAIQTAQRQGVGRRLHCGVHDFDAHAIPPRLQPASLDLIACRNVLPFIDHQRFMVDARRWLRPGGQLYVLVRVWSERGVEPDKKPWQRGFTEGQVQALQNGWAEQERCWLGRHTALFLSASVVGHCDTERSPSRPPPRPFLRGDLAVTNRPIPPPLASSVPTKRPPSDTPPRALLLDLDGVLLDTRPVMERAWREVRATHGLDVPFALYQRHLGREFNDIMRRLGVRDVQLVHETYKAASQAASHLARQFAGIAEVLHTFAAADWRLGVVTSKPLDRAAPLLAKLGCPFATVRTPSSIGRTKPAPDPILLALVDLRVDPAAAVYVGDMAVDQEAAARAGVAYVHAGWGYGQPTSPVPEIADAPQGLLQLLLSDEPFIEGSLV, translated from the coding sequence GTGTGGCATCGGCAGCTTCAGCAGGCAGCTTTCCCGCTGGGCTACGACGTGCTGGGCTTGGACTTCTCGTCGGCCGCGATCCAGACCGCGCAAAGACAAGGCGTCGGAAGACGGCTGCACTGCGGGGTTCACGACTTCGATGCTCATGCCATCCCGCCCAGGCTGCAGCCTGCGTCGCTCGATCTCATTGCCTGCCGCAACGTCCTGCCGTTCATCGACCACCAGCGCTTCATGGTCGACGCACGACGTTGGCTGCGGCCTGGTGGGCAGCTGTACGTCCTCGTCCGCGTCTGGTCCGAGCGTGGAGTCGAGCCGGACAAGAAGCCATGGCAACGCGGCTTCACCGAGGGACAGGTACAGGCCCTCCAGAACGGGTGGGCCGAGCAGGAGCGCTGCTGGCTCGGCCGACACACCGCTCTGTTCCTGTCCGCGAGCGTCGTCGGGCATTGCGACACGGAACGTTCGCCCAGCCGCCCGCCACCCCGTCCCTTCCTTCGAGGAGATCTCGCCGTGACGAACCGCCCGATTCCCCCACCTTTGGCCAGTTCTGTACCGACGAAGCGACCCCCCTCCGATACTCCGCCACGTGCCCTTCTCCTCGACCTCGACGGTGTCCTACTCGACACGCGACCGGTCATGGAGAGGGCGTGGCGTGAGGTCCGGGCGACTCATGGCCTCGACGTGCCGTTCGCCTTGTACCAGCGCCACTTGGGGCGCGAGTTCAACGACATCATGCGCCGCCTCGGAGTGAGGGACGTCCAGCTCGTCCATGAGACGTACAAGGCGGCGTCCCAGGCCGCGTCCCACCTCGCCCGGCAGTTCGCCGGTATCGCGGAGGTGCTCCACACCTTCGCTGCTGCGGACTGGCGGTTGGGAGTCGTGACGTCCAAGCCCCTGGACCGCGCTGCGCCGCTCCTTGCCAAACTCGGCTGTCCTTTCGCCACCGTTCGCACGCCGAGCAGCATCGGTCGCACGAAGCCGGCACCGGACCCGATCCTCCTGGCCCTGGTCGACCTCAGAGTCGACCCCGCCGCAGCTGTGTACGTGGGGGACATGGCGGTCGACCAGGAAGCGGCGGCCCGCGCCGGTGTCGCCTACGTCCATGCGGGGTGGGGATACGGGCAGCCCACCTCGCCCGTACCCGAGATCGCCGACGCACCCCAGGGACTGCTGCAACTCCTGCTTTCCGACGAGCCGTTCATCGAGGGGAGCCTGGTGTGA